Proteins from a genomic interval of Streptomyces fodineus:
- a CDS encoding segregation and condensation protein A: MTSNDLPLPGAGAGRRRALGRGPGVVPAPEPELPEPAPEPEPEPAAEPEPERESVPAPHPEPEPEPRPEGPRDGVFKVRLSNFEGPFDLLLQLISKHKLDVTEVALSKVTDEFMAHIRAMGPDWDLDQTTEFLVVAATLLDLKAARLLPAAEVEDEADLALLEARDLLFARLLQYRAYKQIADIFNARLDDEARRWPRTVGLEPHHAELLPEVVISIGPEGFARLAVKAMQPRPKPQVYVDHIHAPLVSVQEQAGIVVARLKELGEASFRSLIEDTEDTLTVVARFLALLELYREKAVALEQEAALGELLVRWTGGDTDTAPMVTDEFDRPPEQPKEEKKA; encoded by the coding sequence ATGACCTCGAACGACCTTCCCCTCCCCGGCGCCGGTGCCGGTCGCAGGCGTGCGCTGGGGAGGGGGCCGGGGGTCGTACCCGCACCGGAACCCGAACTGCCGGAGCCCGCTCCTGAACCGGAGCCCGAGCCCGCTGCCGAACCCGAGCCCGAACGCGAATCCGTCCCGGCACCGCATCCGGAACCGGAACCCGAGCCCCGGCCCGAAGGACCCCGCGACGGTGTCTTCAAGGTCCGCCTGTCGAACTTCGAGGGCCCCTTCGACCTCCTCCTCCAGCTCATCTCCAAGCACAAGCTCGACGTCACCGAGGTCGCCCTGTCCAAGGTCACCGACGAGTTCATGGCGCACATCCGGGCCATGGGACCCGACTGGGACCTGGACCAGACGACGGAGTTCCTCGTCGTCGCGGCCACGCTGCTCGATCTGAAGGCGGCCCGGCTGCTGCCCGCCGCCGAGGTCGAGGACGAGGCCGACCTGGCGCTGCTGGAGGCGCGGGACCTGCTGTTCGCGCGGCTGCTGCAGTACCGCGCGTACAAACAGATCGCGGACATCTTCAACGCGCGCCTGGACGACGAGGCCCGCCGCTGGCCCCGTACCGTCGGCCTGGAACCGCACCACGCCGAGCTGCTGCCCGAGGTCGTCATCAGCATCGGTCCCGAGGGCTTCGCCAGACTCGCGGTCAAGGCGATGCAGCCCAGGCCCAAGCCGCAGGTCTACGTCGACCACATCCACGCCCCGCTGGTCAGCGTGCAGGAGCAGGCCGGAATCGTGGTCGCCCGGCTGAAGGAGCTGGGCGAGGCCAGCTTCCGGTCGCTGATCGAGGACACGGAGGACACGCTCACCGTCGTGGCGCGGTTCCTCGCCCTGCTGGAGCTGTACCGCGAGAAGGCCGTCGCCCTGGAGCAGGAGGCCGCGCTCGGCGAGCTGCTCGTGCGCTGGACCGGCGGGGACACCGACACGGCACCGATGGTCACCGACGAGTTCGACCGGCCGCCCGAGCAGCCCAAGGAGGAGAAGAAGGCATGA
- a CDS encoding pseudouridine synthase has translation MRSSGSGKSGGRGNYRGAGNNRDERQGQGRPRKPRPEERRYDVGPGATQDGPKSGRGGTARGGAKGGPKQSQQGGGRGRTAPARSREYEARVEERNRERYAGKKDIKLPKTFPGAEQEGERLQKVLARAGYGSRRACEELIEQARVEVNGEIVLEQGRRVDPERDEVKVDGLTVATQSYQFFSLNKPAGVVSTMEDPEGRQCLGDYVTNRETRLFHVGRLDTETEGVILLTNHGELAHRLTHPKYGVKKTYLAAIVGPIPRDLGKRLKDGIQLEDGYARADHFRVVEQTGKNYLVEVTLHEGRKHIVRRMLAEAGFPVEKLVRTSFGPITLGDQKSGWLRRLSNTEVGMLMKEVDL, from the coding sequence ATGCGAAGCAGCGGCAGCGGAAAGAGTGGCGGGCGCGGTAACTACCGCGGCGCCGGCAACAACCGGGACGAGCGGCAGGGGCAGGGCCGTCCCCGCAAGCCCCGCCCCGAGGAGCGCCGCTACGACGTCGGCCCCGGCGCGACCCAGGACGGCCCCAAGTCCGGGCGCGGCGGCACGGCCCGCGGCGGTGCCAAGGGCGGGCCCAAGCAGTCCCAGCAAGGCGGCGGGCGCGGCCGTACGGCCCCCGCGCGCTCGCGTGAGTACGAGGCGCGGGTCGAGGAGCGCAACCGGGAGCGGTACGCCGGCAAGAAGGACATCAAGCTCCCCAAGACCTTCCCGGGCGCCGAGCAGGAGGGCGAGCGCCTGCAGAAGGTCCTCGCGCGCGCGGGCTACGGCTCCCGGCGGGCCTGCGAGGAGCTGATCGAGCAGGCGCGGGTCGAGGTCAACGGCGAGATCGTGCTCGAGCAGGGCCGCCGGGTCGACCCGGAGCGGGACGAGGTCAAGGTCGACGGCCTGACGGTGGCGACGCAGTCGTACCAGTTCTTCTCGCTGAACAAGCCCGCCGGTGTCGTCTCCACGATGGAGGACCCGGAGGGCCGCCAGTGCCTCGGTGACTACGTCACCAACCGTGAGACGCGGCTCTTCCACGTCGGCCGGCTGGACACCGAGACCGAGGGCGTCATCCTGCTCACCAACCACGGCGAGCTGGCGCACCGCCTCACCCACCCCAAGTACGGCGTGAAGAAGACCTACCTCGCGGCCATCGTCGGCCCGATCCCGCGTGACCTGGGCAAGCGCCTGAAGGACGGCATCCAGCTGGAGGACGGCTACGCGCGCGCGGACCACTTCCGGGTCGTGGAGCAGACCGGCAAGAACTACCTGGTCGAGGTGACCCTGCACGAGGGCCGCAAGCACATCGTGCGGCGCATGCTGGCGGAGGCGGGCTTCCCGGTCGAGAAGCTTGTGCGCACCTCCTTCGGCCCGATCACCCTGGGCGACCAGAAGTCGGGCTGGCTGCGGCGCCTGTCCAACACCGAGGTCGGGATGCTGATGAAGGAAGTCGACCTCTAA
- a CDS encoding tetratricopeptide repeat protein, which yields MTDEAVHTGGVRLSAHEDAEDHFLGRTRELKELRADIERAGLDTLSGRKAPRARVLLIAGRPGSGRTALAEELVRQVEDRYPDGVLRVRLGEPDGTPVPVGRAARELLTALELPAPAGAAEDELTGELRTALAGRRTLLLLDDAACAEQVDALLPEAPDCLVVAVSSGPLTGIADVRPCTLGGLDTKSAVELLTRYTGAVRITVDPRSAESLVEACQGHPAALVLAGGWLAARPGAAVSDLAKRLHTGADDGTDGPLARVFRHVQGDLPGPAARILRLLCLAPAGLVDPHTASALAGCSVSAARAALDDLVALGLLRALDAPLPQYGVPGCLHPLLRAWAENQERPAELQLARARMLERTVRLLQSCRAITETDSPQAREKLNAMPRELRFPNPRAAADWLRVRRPALLASAHLAVADGELDNLARRLMSQLVRAMVAHEGTQAAAADLYDVHGLVLDVAERRGLAREEAAALLNLGDVDAQTGRTRDALARYRLALDAARRANDPYAAGRAMESVGGAYQELGDYDRAADWFGRALAERLARGERAQAARLYGRIATAHTYAGRYGDALRDWRAAVAGHRKSGDVAAHARALSELARVQEYAGRFAESLRTCQEAVEWARRAADVRLQAALQLRLADTLEHLGDPAAARLHRAAAGRMLDENAPDDEARAEQDRDACEIRSASSED from the coding sequence GTGACGGATGAGGCGGTGCACACAGGCGGCGTGCGACTGTCGGCGCACGAGGACGCGGAAGACCATTTCCTGGGCCGTACAAGGGAGTTGAAGGAGCTGCGCGCCGACATCGAGCGCGCGGGCCTGGACACCCTCTCCGGCCGCAAGGCCCCACGCGCGCGCGTGCTCCTGATCGCGGGCCGCCCCGGCTCCGGCCGGACCGCCCTCGCCGAGGAACTCGTACGACAGGTCGAGGACCGCTACCCCGACGGGGTGCTGCGGGTCCGGCTCGGCGAGCCCGACGGCACCCCCGTCCCCGTCGGGCGCGCCGCCCGCGAGCTGCTCACCGCGCTGGAGCTGCCGGCCCCGGCCGGCGCCGCCGAGGACGAGCTGACCGGGGAACTGCGCACCGCGCTCGCCGGCCGGCGCACGCTGCTGCTGCTGGACGACGCGGCCTGCGCCGAGCAGGTCGACGCGCTGCTCCCCGAGGCCCCGGACTGTCTGGTGGTGGCCGTCTCCTCGGGCCCGCTCACCGGTATCGCGGACGTCCGGCCCTGCACCCTGGGCGGCCTGGACACCAAGTCCGCGGTGGAACTGCTCACCCGCTACACCGGCGCGGTCCGCATCACGGTCGACCCGCGCTCCGCCGAGAGCCTGGTCGAGGCCTGCCAGGGCCATCCGGCCGCGCTCGTCCTGGCCGGCGGCTGGCTCGCCGCCCGGCCGGGGGCCGCCGTCTCCGACCTCGCCAAACGGCTGCACACCGGCGCCGACGACGGCACGGACGGCCCGCTGGCCCGTGTCTTCCGGCATGTCCAGGGCGACCTGCCCGGCCCGGCCGCCCGGATCCTGCGCCTGCTCTGCCTCGCCCCGGCCGGCCTGGTCGACCCGCACACCGCCTCGGCCCTGGCCGGCTGCTCGGTGAGCGCCGCCCGGGCCGCCCTGGACGACCTCGTCGCCCTCGGCCTGCTGCGCGCGCTGGACGCCCCGCTGCCCCAGTACGGCGTCCCCGGCTGTCTGCACCCGCTGCTGCGCGCCTGGGCCGAGAACCAGGAGCGGCCCGCGGAGCTGCAGCTGGCCCGGGCCCGGATGCTGGAGCGGACGGTACGGCTGCTGCAGTCGTGCCGGGCGATCACCGAGACGGACAGCCCGCAGGCCCGGGAGAAGCTGAACGCGATGCCCCGCGAGCTGCGCTTCCCCAACCCCAGGGCCGCGGCCGACTGGCTCCGGGTCCGGCGCCCCGCGCTGCTGGCGTCCGCGCATCTGGCGGTGGCCGACGGCGAGCTGGACAACCTCGCCCGGCGGCTGATGTCCCAGCTGGTCAGGGCCATGGTGGCGCATGAGGGTACGCAGGCGGCGGCCGCCGACCTGTACGACGTGCACGGCCTCGTCCTCGATGTCGCCGAGCGGCGCGGGCTGGCCCGGGAGGAGGCCGCGGCGCTGCTGAACCTGGGCGACGTGGACGCGCAGACCGGCCGCACCCGGGACGCGCTGGCACGATATCGGTTGGCCTTGGACGCCGCGCGCAGAGCAAATGACCCGTATGCGGCCGGTCGGGCAATGGAATCCGTAGGTGGCGCCTATCAGGAGCTGGGGGACTACGACCGGGCCGCCGACTGGTTCGGCCGGGCCCTGGCCGAGCGGCTGGCCCGGGGTGAGCGGGCGCAGGCCGCCCGGCTGTACGGCCGGATCGCCACCGCCCACACCTACGCGGGCCGCTACGGCGACGCCTTGCGGGACTGGCGGGCCGCCGTCGCCGGCCACCGCAAGAGCGGCGATGTCGCCGCCCACGCGCGGGCGTTGAGCGAGCTGGCCCGGGTGCAGGAGTACGCGGGCCGGTTCGCGGAGTCGCTGCGCACCTGCCAGGAGGCGGTGGAGTGGGCGCGGCGTGCCGCCGACGTCCGGTTGCAGGCCGCGCTGCAGCTGCGGCTGGCCGACACGCTGGAGCACCTGGGCGACCCCGCCGCCGCCCGTCTGCACCGCGCGGCGGCGGGACGGATGCTGGACGAGAACGCCCCCGACGACGAGGCAAGGGCGGAACAGGACAGGGATGCCTGCGAAATCCGTAGTGCATCCAGTGAAGATTGA
- a CDS encoding ParA family protein produces the protein MPARGQGSAGFEAVGSVAVRTFAAHQSSGPQVAGTAHQSMDGHHVNAMAGDGSGAPHNQFADYDELPEGHFYDPDAEYEPDPEYAATLAPDAARQRRERVGPTGRPLPYFPIPGPLTDHGPAKIIAMCNQKGGVGKTTSTINLGAALAEYGRRVLLVDFDPQGALSVGLGVNPMELDLTVYNLLMERGMSADEVLLKTAVPNMDLLPSNIDLSAAEVQLVSEVARESTLQRALKPLLPDYDYIVIDCQPSLGLLTVNALTAAHKVIVPLECEFFALRGVALLTETIEKVQERLNPELELDGILATMYDSRTVHSREVLARVVEAFDDHVYHTVIGRTVRFPETTVAGEPITTYASNSVGAAAYRQLAREVLARCHAE, from the coding sequence ATGCCTGCACGGGGCCAGGGCTCCGCGGGATTCGAGGCTGTCGGCTCCGTAGCTGTGCGCACCTTCGCAGCCCACCAGAGTTCCGGTCCGCAGGTGGCCGGGACAGCACACCAGAGCATGGATGGCCATCACGTGAACGCCATGGCCGGCGACGGAAGTGGCGCGCCCCACAACCAATTCGCCGACTACGACGAACTGCCCGAGGGGCACTTCTACGACCCCGACGCCGAATACGAGCCGGACCCGGAGTACGCGGCCACGCTCGCGCCCGACGCTGCCCGTCAGCGCCGTGAGCGCGTCGGCCCGACCGGACGCCCGCTGCCGTACTTCCCGATCCCGGGCCCGCTGACCGACCACGGCCCCGCGAAGATCATCGCGATGTGCAACCAGAAGGGCGGCGTCGGCAAGACGACGTCGACCATCAATCTGGGTGCCGCGCTCGCGGAGTACGGCCGCCGCGTGCTGCTCGTGGACTTCGACCCGCAGGGCGCGCTGTCGGTGGGTCTCGGCGTCAACCCGATGGAACTCGACCTGACGGTCTACAACCTGCTCATGGAGCGGGGTATGTCCGCCGACGAGGTCCTGCTGAAGACGGCGGTCCCCAACATGGACCTGCTGCCCTCCAACATCGACCTGTCGGCCGCCGAGGTCCAGCTGGTCTCCGAGGTCGCCCGCGAGTCGACGCTGCAGCGCGCCCTGAAGCCGCTGCTGCCCGACTACGACTACATCGTGATCGACTGCCAGCCCTCGCTCGGCCTGCTCACCGTGAACGCGCTGACGGCCGCTCACAAGGTGATCGTGCCGCTCGAGTGCGAGTTCTTCGCCCTGCGCGGTGTGGCCCTGCTGACCGAGACCATCGAGAAGGTCCAGGAGCGGCTCAACCCCGAGCTGGAACTGGACGGCATCCTCGCCACGATGTACGACTCGCGCACGGTCCACAGCCGCGAGGTCCTGGCCCGTGTGGTCGAGGCGTTCGACGACCACGTCTACCACACGGTCATCGGCCGCACGGTCCGCTTCCCGGAGACCACGGTCGCCGGTGAGCCGATCACCACCTACGCCTCCAACTCCGTCGGTGCCGCCGCCTACCGCCAGCTCGCCAGGGAGGTGCTCGCCCGGTGTCACGCCGAGTGA
- the ald gene encoding alanine dehydrogenase, producing the protein MIDVKVGIPREVKNNEFRVAITPAGVHELVRNGHQVVIERGAGLGSSITDDEYVAAGAGILDTADEVWAAADLLLKVKEPIAEEYHRLRKDQILFTYLHLAASKECTDALIESGTTAIAYETVELPNRALPLLAPMSEVAGRLAPQVGAYHLMRAAGGRGVLPGGVPGVTPAKAVVIGGGVSGWNATQVAVGMGFDVTLLDRDINKLREADKIFGTKVKAIMSNSFELEKAVLDADLVIGAVLIPGAKAPKLVTNELVARMKPGSVLVDIAIDQGGCFEDSRPTTHAEPTFQVHNSVFYCVANMPGAVPNTSTNALTNATLPYIVSLANNGWVEALRRDAALAMGLNTHDGKVVYKEVAEAHGLEHVELETLLG; encoded by the coding sequence GTGATCGACGTGAAGGTCGGCATCCCCCGCGAGGTCAAGAACAACGAGTTCCGGGTGGCCATCACCCCCGCCGGTGTGCACGAGCTGGTGCGCAACGGCCACCAGGTCGTCATCGAGCGGGGCGCCGGCCTCGGGTCCTCGATCACGGACGACGAGTACGTGGCCGCCGGTGCCGGGATCCTGGACACCGCCGACGAGGTCTGGGCCGCCGCCGACCTGCTGCTGAAGGTCAAGGAGCCCATCGCGGAGGAGTACCACCGCCTCCGCAAGGACCAGATCCTCTTCACCTACCTGCACCTGGCCGCCTCCAAGGAGTGCACGGACGCGCTCATCGAGTCCGGCACCACGGCCATCGCCTACGAGACCGTCGAGCTGCCGAACCGCGCCCTGCCGCTGCTCGCCCCGATGTCCGAGGTCGCGGGCCGGCTGGCCCCGCAGGTCGGCGCCTACCACCTGATGCGCGCGGCCGGCGGCCGTGGCGTGCTGCCGGGCGGCGTCCCGGGCGTGACCCCGGCCAAGGCCGTCGTCATCGGCGGCGGTGTCTCCGGCTGGAACGCCACCCAGGTCGCCGTCGGCATGGGCTTCGACGTGACCCTGCTCGACCGCGACATCAACAAGCTGCGCGAGGCCGACAAGATCTTCGGTACGAAGGTCAAGGCGATCATGTCCAACTCCTTCGAGCTGGAGAAGGCCGTCCTCGACGCCGACCTCGTCATCGGCGCGGTCCTCATCCCGGGCGCCAAGGCCCCGAAGCTGGTCACCAACGAGCTGGTGGCCCGCATGAAGCCCGGGAGTGTCCTTGTCGACATCGCGATCGACCAGGGCGGCTGCTTCGAGGACTCCCGCCCGACGACGCACGCCGAGCCGACCTTCCAGGTGCACAACTCGGTCTTCTACTGCGTCGCCAACATGCCCGGCGCGGTGCCGAACACCTCCACCAACGCCCTCACCAACGCGACGCTGCCCTACATCGTCTCCCTCGCCAACAACGGCTGGGTCGAGGCGCTGCGCCGCGACGCCGCGCTCGCCATGGGTCTCAACACCCATGACGGCAAGGTCGTTTACAAGGAGGTCGCCGAGGCGCACGGTCTGGAGCACGTGGAGCTGGAGACCCTGCTCGGCTGA
- a CDS encoding NUDIX domain-containing protein, whose product MTIKDTPAQWEIRATETPFTGNKTSVRTDDVVMPDGSVARRDYQVHPGSVAVLALDEEDRVLLINQYRHPVRHKLWEIPAGLLDIPGENPLHAAQRELYEEAHVKAGDWRVLTDVYTTPGGCDEAVRIFLARDLSEAEGERFEAEHEETDMEHARVPVEELVRRVLAGDVHNNCLVVGVLSLVAARGGDGLDALRPADAPWPARPFER is encoded by the coding sequence ATGACGATCAAGGACACCCCCGCGCAGTGGGAGATCCGGGCGACGGAGACCCCCTTCACGGGCAACAAGACCTCCGTCCGCACGGACGACGTGGTCATGCCCGACGGCTCGGTGGCCCGCCGTGACTACCAGGTCCACCCCGGCTCGGTCGCCGTCCTCGCCCTGGACGAGGAGGACCGGGTACTGCTGATCAACCAGTACCGTCACCCGGTGCGGCACAAGCTGTGGGAGATCCCGGCCGGTCTGCTCGACATCCCCGGCGAGAACCCGCTGCACGCCGCCCAGCGCGAGCTGTACGAGGAGGCGCACGTCAAGGCGGGGGACTGGCGGGTGCTGACCGATGTGTACACCACACCCGGCGGCTGTGACGAGGCCGTACGGATCTTCCTCGCCCGTGATCTGTCCGAGGCCGAGGGCGAGCGTTTCGAGGCGGAGCACGAGGAGACCGACATGGAGCACGCGCGCGTGCCGGTCGAGGAGCTGGTGCGCCGCGTCCTGGCCGGCGATGTGCACAACAACTGCCTGGTGGTCGGCGTCCTCTCGCTGGTGGCCGCCCGCGGCGGTGACGGCCTCGACGCCCTCCGCCCGGCCGACGCCCCCTGGCCGGCCCGCCCGTTCGAGCGCTGA
- a CDS encoding DNA polymerase beta superfamily protein, whose product MQPETLVRDHTVYACVMGSRAFGLATDTSDTDRRGVFLAPTPLFWRFEKPPTHVEGPGEEQFSWELERFCELALRGNPNILECLHSPLVEHVDDTGRELLALRGAFLSRRAYDTFTRYALGQRRKLDADVRTTGAPRWKHAMHLLRLLTSARDLLRTGELRIDVGDQREPLLAVKRGEVSWAEVETRMARLGTEAEEALHRSPLPPEPDTARVADFLFRTRRTSAHDSLPHATPTSPDPQEQARPRSPETCGVAGSGRQADADHEVVQGVVRGGGVRQE is encoded by the coding sequence ATGCAGCCCGAGACCCTGGTACGCGACCACACCGTTTACGCCTGTGTCATGGGTTCCCGGGCCTTCGGTCTGGCGACGGACACGAGCGACACCGACCGGCGGGGTGTGTTCCTCGCCCCCACCCCCCTGTTCTGGCGGTTCGAGAAGCCGCCGACGCATGTGGAGGGGCCCGGGGAGGAGCAGTTCTCCTGGGAGCTGGAGCGGTTCTGCGAGCTGGCGCTGCGCGGCAACCCCAACATCCTGGAGTGCCTGCACTCCCCGCTGGTGGAGCACGTGGACGACACCGGCCGGGAGCTGCTGGCGCTGCGCGGGGCCTTCCTCTCCCGCCGGGCCTACGACACCTTCACCCGCTATGCCCTCGGCCAGCGCAGGAAGCTGGACGCCGATGTCCGCACGACGGGCGCCCCGCGCTGGAAGCACGCCATGCATCTGCTGCGCCTGCTGACGTCCGCCCGCGACCTGCTGCGCACCGGCGAGCTGCGCATCGACGTCGGCGACCAGCGGGAGCCGCTGCTCGCGGTGAAGCGCGGGGAGGTCTCCTGGGCCGAGGTCGAGACGAGGATGGCCCGGCTGGGGACGGAGGCGGAAGAGGCCCTGCACCGCAGCCCGCTCCCACCCGAGCCGGACACGGCCCGCGTGGCCGACTTCCTGTTCCGCACCCGCCGCACCTCGGCCCACGACTCCCTGCCCCACGCCACACCGACCTCCCCCGACCCGCAGGAACAGGCACGCCCCCGCTCGCCCGAGACGTGTGGTGTGGCCGGCTCAGGACGTCAGGCGGATGCGGACCACGAAGTCGTGCAGGGCGTCGTACGCGGTGGGGGTGTCCGGCAGGAGTGA
- a CDS encoding DNA polymerase beta superfamily protein: MIDDLDIDLKPVVAEQPDPLLFATVSGAHLYGFPSQDSDVDLRGVHLLPAADLVGLREPEETRSRAWVRYGVELDLVTHDLRKFVRLMLRRNGYVLEQLLSPLVVHTGDTHRELAALAPGVLTSHHAHHYRGFAVTQWRLFEKTGELKPLLYTFRVLLTGIHLMRSGEVQAHLPTLLEQTDAPGYLPELIAAKSEREHGTAEVSHARVESDVERLHAVLDEAQSTSLLPDTPTAYDALHDFVVRIRLTS; encoded by the coding sequence ATGATCGACGACCTCGACATCGACCTGAAGCCCGTGGTCGCGGAGCAGCCCGACCCCCTGCTGTTCGCGACCGTCTCCGGAGCCCATCTCTACGGCTTCCCCTCCCAGGACTCCGACGTGGACCTGCGGGGCGTCCATCTGCTCCCGGCGGCCGACCTCGTCGGGCTGCGCGAGCCGGAGGAGACCCGCTCGCGGGCCTGGGTGCGCTACGGCGTCGAGCTGGACCTCGTCACCCACGACCTGCGCAAGTTCGTCCGGCTGATGCTGCGTCGCAACGGCTATGTGCTGGAGCAGCTGCTCTCGCCGCTGGTCGTGCACACCGGCGACACGCACCGGGAGCTGGCCGCGCTCGCCCCCGGCGTCCTCACCAGCCACCACGCCCATCACTACCGGGGGTTCGCGGTGACCCAGTGGCGGCTGTTCGAGAAGACCGGCGAACTCAAGCCGCTGCTCTATACGTTCCGCGTGCTGCTCACCGGCATCCACCTCATGCGCAGCGGCGAGGTCCAGGCCCATCTGCCCACGCTCCTGGAGCAGACCGACGCCCCCGGCTATCTGCCCGAGCTGATAGCCGCCAAGTCGGAGCGCGAGCACGGCACCGCGGAGGTCTCGCACGCGCGCGTGGAGTCCGACGTGGAGCGCCTGCACGCCGTACTCGACGAGGCCCAGTCCACCTCACTCCTGCCGGACACCCCCACCGCGTACGACGCCCTGCACGACTTCGTGGTCCGCATCCGCCTGACGTCCTGA
- a CDS encoding ADP-ribosylglycohydrolase family protein, with protein sequence MSKRAATGALLGLALGDALGFPTEFNDVPSILAKCGPWREMELPRQAFVSDDTQMTLAVGRGLRTAMDRGYLAPKRLERPLREEFVDWYDSPENNRAPGHTCLTACALLKEEGRAWQDAGQVGSKGCGANMRVAPVGLAPGLSDEQRSGAAQLQSALTHGHPTALAASDLTARAVRLLAQGTDPTGLVGQLRSYALDHRTHYDHTWLGDLWTRSQDPTPEHFIARGWDECLAVLDRLQEAVRTVSPETDPCLATGAGWIAEEALATGLLCFLLFPDEPVTALRRAACSSGDSDSIACLTGAFAGAWLGEQAWPADWTERVEYRGDLSALGALWDA encoded by the coding sequence ATGTCCAAGCGCGCCGCCACCGGGGCACTCCTGGGCCTCGCCCTCGGGGACGCCCTCGGCTTCCCGACCGAGTTCAACGACGTACCGTCGATCCTCGCCAAGTGCGGGCCCTGGCGGGAGATGGAGCTGCCGAGGCAGGCCTTCGTCTCCGACGACACCCAGATGACCCTCGCCGTCGGACGCGGGCTCAGGACGGCCATGGACCGCGGGTACCTCGCGCCGAAGCGGCTGGAGCGGCCGCTGCGCGAGGAGTTCGTGGACTGGTACGACTCGCCGGAGAACAACCGCGCCCCGGGCCACACCTGTCTGACCGCCTGCGCCTTGCTGAAGGAGGAGGGCCGCGCCTGGCAGGACGCCGGGCAGGTCGGCTCCAAGGGCTGCGGGGCCAACATGCGGGTCGCCCCCGTCGGGCTCGCCCCCGGTCTGAGCGACGAACAGCGTTCCGGTGCCGCCCAGTTGCAGTCCGCGCTCACCCACGGCCACCCCACCGCGCTCGCCGCCTCGGACCTCACCGCCCGCGCCGTCCGCCTGCTCGCCCAGGGCACCGACCCGACGGGTCTGGTCGGTCAGCTGCGCTCATACGCCCTCGACCACCGCACGCACTACGACCACACCTGGCTCGGCGACCTGTGGACCCGCTCCCAGGACCCCACCCCCGAGCACTTCATCGCGCGCGGCTGGGACGAGTGCCTGGCCGTCCTCGACCGGCTCCAGGAGGCCGTGCGGACCGTCTCCCCGGAGACCGACCCGTGCCTGGCCACCGGCGCGGGCTGGATCGCCGAGGAGGCCCTCGCCACCGGCCTGCTGTGCTTCCTGCTCTTCCCCGACGAGCCCGTCACCGCCCTGCGCCGGGCCGCCTGCTCCTCCGGCGACTCCGACTCCATCGCCTGCCTCACCGGCGCCTTCGCGGGGGCGTGGCTGGGCGAACAGGCCTGGCCGGCCGACTGGACGGAGCGGGTCGAGTACCGGGGCGATCTGTCGGCCCTGGGAGCACTCTGGGACGCTTAG
- the scpB gene encoding SMC-Scp complex subunit ScpB, with amino-acid sequence MSGTTELPPGLRGVADLDLKPALEAMLMVVDEPATEEHLARLLERPKRQVADALRELADEYTVQGRGFELRFVAGGWRFYTRAAYAPAVERLVLDGQTARLTQAALETLAVVAYRQPVSRSRVSAVRGVNCDGVMRTLLQRGLVEEAGTEPETGAILYRTTNYFLERMGLRGLDELPELAPFLPEAEAIEAETQEGVPSFDPDAPDAPGVQDADD; translated from the coding sequence ATGAGCGGGACCACAGAGCTCCCCCCGGGGCTGCGCGGCGTCGCCGACCTCGACCTCAAGCCCGCCCTGGAGGCCATGCTCATGGTCGTGGACGAGCCCGCGACCGAGGAGCACCTGGCCAGGCTGCTGGAGCGGCCGAAACGGCAGGTCGCGGACGCGCTGCGGGAGCTGGCCGACGAGTACACCGTGCAGGGCCGCGGCTTCGAGCTGCGGTTCGTCGCGGGCGGCTGGCGCTTCTACACCCGCGCCGCGTACGCCCCGGCCGTCGAGCGGCTCGTCCTGGACGGCCAGACCGCCCGGCTCACCCAGGCCGCGCTGGAGACCCTCGCGGTCGTCGCCTACCGCCAGCCGGTCAGCCGCAGCCGCGTCTCCGCCGTACGCGGAGTCAACTGCGACGGTGTGATGCGCACCCTGCTGCAACGGGGTCTGGTCGAGGAGGCGGGCACGGAACCCGAAACAGGTGCGATCCTGTACAGGACGACGAACTACTTCCTGGAGCGGATGGGCCTGCGCGGCCTTGACGAGCTTCCGGAGCTCGCGCCCTTCCTCCCGGAGGCGGAGGCGATCGAGGCCGAGACCCAGGAAGGGGTGCCGTCGTTCGACCCGGACGCGCCCGACGCGCCCGGTGTTCAGGACGCAGACGACTAA